The Corvus cornix cornix isolate S_Up_H32 chromosome 26, ASM73873v5, whole genome shotgun sequence genome includes a region encoding these proteins:
- the NGF gene encoding beta-nerve growth factor yields MPMLFYTLIVAFLIGTQAAPKSEDNAPLEYPAEHSLLNTQSDRHHIAQAAPQTSHSHTTWSLSRREAVNITVDPKIFRKRRFRSPRVLFSTQPPPVAGQGQNLGFLSGTGALNRTARSRRSTHPVLHRGEFSVCDSVSMWVGDKTTATDIKGKEVTVLDEVNINNNVFKQYFFETKCRDPKPVSGGCRGIDAKHWNSYCTTTHTFVKALTMEGKQAAWRFIRIDTACVCVLSRKAARP; encoded by the coding sequence ATGCCCATGCTGTTCTACACTCTGATTGTAGCTTTTTTGATCGGCACACAGGCAGCTCCCAAGTCAGAGGACAATGCTCCACTGGAGTATCCTGCAGAACACTCCCTGCTCAATACCCAGAGCGACCGACACCACATTGCCCAGGCAGCTCCGCAGACATCCCACAGCCACACCACGTGGAGCCTCAGTAGGAGAGAAGCTGTAAACATCACCGTGGACCCCAAAATTTTTAGGAAGCGGCGTTTCCGGTCTCCCCGCGTGCTGTTCAGCACGCAGCCCCCGCCGGTGGCCGGGCAGGGGCAGAATTTGGGATTTCTCAGTGGCACGGGGGCTCTCAACAGgactgccaggagcaggaggagcacgCACCCCGTGCTGCACCGCGGGGAGTTCTCGGTGTGCGACAGCGTCAGCATGTGGGTCGGGGACAAAACCACGGCCACTGACATCAAGGGCAAGGAGGTGACAGTGCTGGACGAGGTCAACATCAACAACAACGTCTTTAAGCAGTACTTTTTCGAGACCAAGTGCAGGGACCCCAAGCCGGTGTCGGGCGGGTGCCGCGGCATCGATGCCAAGCACTGGAACTCGTACTGCACCACCACCCACACCTTCGTCAAGGCCCTGACCATGGAGGGCAAGCAGGCGGCCTGGAGGTTCATCCGCATCGACACCGCCTGCGTCTGCGTGCTCAGCAGGAAGGCAGCGAGGCCCTGA